In Actinoplanes octamycinicus, the genomic window GGCCCACCTGATCGGCGCGGGCTGGGCGTTCCTGCTGCTGGCCGGGTTCACCCTGGCCGGGTTCGCGCTGCTGCGCCGGGAGGGCATCCGCGGCTGGCGGTCCTTCCAGCAGGCCGCCGCGGCCGGCCGGCCGCCCGGCGCCGAGGTGGCCAATTCGCTGGTCGGGCTCGGCGGGGCGCTGCTGCTGGCACTGCCCGGCTTCGTGACCGGCCTGGCCGGGCTGGTGCTGCTGGTGCCGCCGGGGCGGGTCCTGGGCCGCCGGGCGGTGGAGCGGTTCGCCGAGCGCCGGCTCGGTGGGGCGGCCGCCGGCGACCTGTTCGGGCCGCGCAAGGTGCGGGTGCGGGTCGACGACCCGACCGTGGTGGAGTCGTCGGTGGTCGACGACGCGCCGCCGGCGCCGCGGCAGCCGGTCGCCGCGATCGAGGGCGAGATCGTCCGATAGGACATGACGACAAGGGCCGTCCCCGCGGGGACGGCCCTTGTCGCGTGTGGTGTTCGCTGCGGTCAGCGGCCCCGGCGGGTCCGCACCTCCTGCAGGCGCTCGTTGAGGATGTCCTCCAGCTCGGCGATCGAACGCCGCTCCAGCAGCATGTCCCAGTGGGTGCGCGGCGGCTTCGCCTTCTTCTGCTCCGGCTCGCTGCCGTCGACCAGCCGGGCCACGCTGCCGTCGAACTTGCACTCCCAGGTGGTCGGCACCTCGGCGTCGACGGCGAACGGAACCTCGAACTGGTGACCCTTGACGCACAGGTACTCACGGGTCTGTCGGGGCGCCAGCTCGGTGTTACGGTCGGACTCGTAGCTGACTGCGCCAAGACGGCTGCCGCGCAGCATGCGTTCGCCCATGATCGGCTTCCCCTCGCTCGTGGTGCTGCTCTCGTTGGTGTAACGAAAGGGGCGGCCGCCGGATTCCTGCGCCCGCCGAGTATCTATCGGTCTTTTACCCGCCCGGTAAAGGCGTTGTAACGCTACGAGCGTAACCGGCCAGCGACCATACCCCGTAATTTGAACGCTCGTGAAGTGGACCTTGGTCCAGTTTACGAGCGTTTGACCCGTCTACGGGTGGTGCGATGTCGGTCACTCGGACGTTCACCACCCATTAACCCGCCGTTGTCGGTGACCGCGTGGTAGCGGACCGCGACCCGGCTCAGCCCTCCGGCGACGTGGCCTGGGCCGGCGCCGGGGCCGGCCGCGCCGACCCGAGCGCGGCCAGCGCCGAGGCCAGATCGCTCACCTGGCCGGTGAGTTGCGCCACCCGCTGGTGCGCGGCGTCCGCGTCGGCCCGCGCCGCCGCCAGCCGCCGCTCCAGATCGGCCCGCTCGTCGGCGGCCCGCGCCAGATCCGTGCGAACCCGGTCGAGATCGTCTAGCTGCCGCCGCAGCCCGTCCCGGTCCGCCGCCACCGCGGCCAGCTCCCGCCGCACCTCGGCCACCTCCGCCGCGGACTGCTCCGCGCGCGCGACCGCCGCCGCCGTCGCCTCCTCGGCCCGCGCGACCGCCGCCGCGGCCGTCTCCTCCGCGGCCTGCGCCCGGCGGTCCGCCTTCCCGGCCGCCTCCCGCAGCTCCGCGGCATCCTTGCGGGCCACCGCCAGCGCCTCGTCGGCCCGCGCGGTCGCCTCCTCCGCCGCCCGCCGGAACTCGTTGTGCTCGCGCAACGCCGCCGCCAGATCCCGCTCGGCGCCGTCCCGCTGACCCTTGGTCTCCTGCAGCTCCCGCCGCGTCGCGGACAACTCGTCGGCGGCCGCGTCCCGCTCCGCCTCGGCCCGCTCCCGCAGCGCCGCCGCGGCCGTCGCCGCCCGCACCGCCTCGTCCCGCGCCGCGACCGCGGCCTGCTCCCGCTTGCCGGCCTCCTCGGCGGCCCGCTCCGACTCGACGGCCCGCTGCCGGGCCTCGTCGCGCTCCGCGGTCGCCGCCGCCGCGATCTGCTGCGCCGCCGCCGTCGCGGTCGCCGCCTGCTCGGCGTCCCGGCGCGCGTCGTCCCGCTCGCCGTGCGCGGCCGCCACCGCCCGCGAGGTCTCCGCGCGCACCTCGGCGACCTGCCGTTCCACCCCGGCCGGCGACATCTCCGAATGCAACGCCTCGGTCAGCGTGCCGACCATCTGGTCGAGGCGGTCCACCACCTCCCAGGTGCGGGCCACCGAACCGGCCAGCCCCGGCGAGGAGCGATGCCGCATCCGCACGTTGCGCGAGGCACGCTGGCACTCACCGTCGTTGTCCCGGCAATACCGGAACGGCCGGCCAGCAGAGGCCCGCTGCGGCACGGGACGCCCACAGTGGGCGCAGGGTCGAGTCTCGAGCGCCTCACCGGCGTCCTGATCCGTCGTCATAGCAGCTACCACCCTAGGCGCACTGCCGATCTTCCCGCCGTCACCACACCGACGCCCCATCGACGCGCCACCCACACCGTCCGACACCCCCCCCACCCAATCGCCCCGCCCCCAACCACGCCACCCGTCGTTACCTCCGCCCCGAGCCACGCCATCCCGTCGCTACCCCGTCCCGAGCCACGCCATCCCGTCGTTACCTCCGCCCCGAGCCACGCCATCCCGTCGTTACCTCCGCCCCGAGCCACGCCATCCCGTCGTTACCTCCGCTCCGAGCCACGCCATCCCGGCGCTACCTTCGCCCCCGCTGCCGCGCCGCATCCGCTCTCCTTTTGCTGTCGCATAGCACCGGCGCCACATCCGCCGGGCAAACCACCCTCGCTGCCGCGGCGCCGCCCGCTCGCTTCCGGATCTTTTCCCGGTACGACTCGTGGCCCCGTGGCAGTCGGCGCGCGATGCCCGGCCTGGGTCACGACCGTGCCGCGTGTCATGCGGGTTCGCTCGCCCACCGCGATGCCGCGGCCCGCTCCGGGTCGCAGCGCGTCTCGCGGTCCCAGCTGGCTCTCGCGATGCCGCGGCCCGCTCCGGGTCGCAGCGCGTCTCGCGGTCCCGGCTGGCTCTCGCGATGCCGCGGCCCGCTGCGGATCGCAGCGCGTCTTACGGTCCCGGCTGGCTCTCACGGGTGTCTCAACACGGCTGAGACACCCGTGAGGACCAGCCCACCGGCGTGACCGGCGTGGCGTTCCTCCAGGCGGGGGCACCGTCTCCGGGCTCGCTCTGGTGGGGGACGCGAGCGGGATGTCGTGGCCTGCTCACGGTCGTGGCGCGACTCGCGGTCCCGGCTGGCTCTCGCGATGCCGCGGTCCGCTGCGGATCGCAGCGCGTCTAACGGTTCCGGCTGGCTCTCACGGGTGTCTCAACACGGCTGAGACACCCATGAGGACCAGCCCACCGGCCTGACCCGTGTGGCGTCCCTCCAGGCGGGGGCACCGTCTCCGGGCTCGCTCTGGTGGGGGACGCGAGCGGGATGTAGCGGCCTGCGCACGGTCGTGGCGCGACTTGCGGTCCCGGCTGGCTTTCAGGGGTGTTTCAGCCGCCCCGAGACACCCCTGGGGACCAGCCGGGACCGTGAGTCGCGCTGCGGTCCGGAGTGGGCCGCAGTGTCGCGGTGGGCGAGCGAACCCGCATGACACGCGTGGCGGTCTGGACGGGGTGCGGCCTGGCGTGCCGACTGCCACGGGGCTCCGGTCGTACCGAAGAAATGGGTCAGCGGGAGCCGAGCGGACCATGCGGGTGACGGGCCGGGACGCGTCAGTGGGATCGGAGCGGACCGGGCGGGTGATTAGGCCTGCGGGCCGGGACGCGTCAGTGGGGTTTGAGCGGACCGGGCGGGTGATGAGGTGTGCGGGTCGGGACGCCTCGGTGGGAGCGGAGCGGACCGGGGCGGACCGGGGCGGGGGATGGGGGCTGCGGGCCGGAGGCCTCGGTGGGAGCGGAGCGGACCGGGCGGGGGATGGGGGCTGTGGGCCGGAGGCCTCAGTGGGGGCGAGCGGACCGGGATGGGAGGAGCGCGGGGGTGTGGGGCGGGACGGATGTGGCTTGGATGAGACGGATTTGTCTCGGGTGGGTTAGGGTTGTCTCATGGGTGGTGAGGAGATTCTGCGGGCGGCGGCGGAGTTCTTGGGGCGGCGGCCTAACGCGACTCAGGACGAGATCGCGGAGGCGGCGGGGGTCAGCCGGGCGACGTTGCATCGGCACTTCGCGGGGCGGAAGGCGCTGCTGGAGGCGATTGACGCGCTGGCGGTTCGGGAGCTGCGGCAGGTGCTGGCGGAGGCGCGGCTTGACGAGGGGACCGCGGGGGAGGCGCTGACCCGGCTGATTGTGGCCAGTGAGCCGGTTTCGCCGTTTTTGTCGCTGCTGTATTCGCAGAGTCAGGCTTTTGAGACCGACGAGATCGACGGGGACTGGATCGAGTTGGACGAGGCGCTTGTCGCGCTGTTCCGGCGGGGGCAGGAGGCGGGGGAGTTCCGCACCGATCTGAGTGCGGCGTGGTTCACCGATGCGCTGTTCGGGCTGGTGGCGAGTGCTGGCTGGTCGGTGAAGGTGGGGCGGTCGGCGGCCCGGGACTATGCGGCGATGCTGACCGGGCTGCTGCTCGACGGGGTGCGGCGGTGAGCGGGCGCGATGAGCGGGGTGCGCCGTCGAACGGGCGCGACGGCCGGGAAGCGGGGGTGAGTGGGCGCGGCGGCTGGGAGGCGGGGGTGAGCGGGCAGGACGGGCGGGAAGTGGTGGTGAGGGGGCGCGGGGAGCGGGAGACGCGGGCGGGCGGGGGCTGGGCGGGGCGAGCGGGGGACGGGGGGACTCGGCTGGCACGGTGGGCGGCGTTCAGTGTGCTGGTGCTGGCGGTGCTGCTGATCGCGGTGGACGCGACGGTGCTGAGTCTGGCGACGCCGTTCATCAGCCGGGACCTGGCACCGACCGGGACGCAGCTGCTCTGGATCGGCGACGTCTACTCGTTCGTGCTGGCCGGGCTGCTGGTGACGATGGGCAGCCTGGGCGACCGGATCGGGCGCAAGCGGCTGCTGCTGATCGGGGCGACCGGGTTCGGCGCCGCGTCCGCGCTGATCGCCTACGCGCCGACGGCGGAGGTGCTGATCGCGGCCCGGGCGTTGCTCGGCGTCGCCGGCGCCACCCTGATGCCGTCCACGCTGGCGCTGATCCGCAACATCTTCACCGATCCACGCGAGCGCAGCACCGCGATCGGCATCTGGGCGGCCAGCGCCTCGGCCGGCGCCGCCTTCGGCCCACTCGTCGGAGGGTTCCTGCTGGAGCACTTCTGGTGGGGTTCGGTCTTCCTGATCAACGTGCCGGTGATGGCGGTCCTGGTCCCGGTCGGCCACCGGCTGCTGCCCGAGTCCCGGGATCCGGCGCCCGGCCCGTGGGATCCGGCCAGCGTCCTGCTGTCGCTGACCGGCATGATCGGCACGGTCTACGCGATCAAGGAGGTCGCCGCGCACGGCCCCCGCCCGGCGGCCGCGGTCGCGGCGGTGCTCGGCCTGGGCGCGCTGACCCTCTTCGCCCGGCGGCAGTTGCGGCTGCCGCACCCGCTGATCGACGTCCGGCTGTTCCGGCACAAGATCTTCGCCGGGGTCATCGGGGCGAACCTGGTCTCCGTGCTCGGGCTGGCCGGCCTGGTCTACTTCCTGTCGCAGTACTTCCAGCTGGTCGCCGGCTACAGCCCGCTGCGGGCCGGGCTGGCCGAGCTGCCGGCCACCGTGGCCGCCACGGTCTCCGGCGTGCTGGCCGGCGCGCTGGTCCGGCGCACCTCGATGCGGGCCGCGCTGGCCGGCGGCATCGGGCTGACCGGGCTGGCCATGGCGGTGCTGACCGTGCTCCGGCCGGACACCGGCTATCCGCTGCTCGGGGCCGCGCTGTTCGTGCTCGGCGCCGGTGTCGGGATCGCCTTCACGCTGGCCAGCGACGTGGTGCTGAGCAGCGTGCCGAAGGAGCAGGCGGGCGCCGCGTCGGCGGTCTCCGAGACGGCCTACGAGCTGGGGATGGCGCTCGGGATCGCGACGATCGGGTCGATCGTGGCGGGCGTCTACCGGACCATGACGGTGCCGGCCGGGGTGCCCGGCGGCGTGCGCGAGTCGCTGGCCGCGGCGGTGGACACCGCGTCCGGGCTGCCCGCCGGACCGGCCGGGGAGCTGCTGGTGGCGGCGCGGGAGTCGTTCACCAGTGGGCTCGCGGTGGCGTCCGGGATCGGGGCGGTGCTGCTGCTGGCGGCGGCCGGGGCGGTGTGGGTGGTGTTCCGGGACCATCCGTGACCAGCGGCGGACCCGCACGACACGCGCTGCGGTCCGGGGTGGCCGCGGCCTCGCGGGCCGGGTGGCACGGGGCTCCGAGTCGTACCGGAAAATGGGGTCAATGCTCCTGAAGTGGGGATCGCCGCAGGTGGGCGGCGTTCCAGCGGAGGTCCACGGTGGTGCCGTCCGCGCCGGCCAGGCCGAGGTAGAGCCAGGCGTGGTAGGCTGGGGTGATCAGCCGGCGCTCCAGGTCGGACAGCGGGCGCACCTCGTGGTAACCGCTGATCACCGCATCCTGGTAGCCGCGCCAGGCCAGCGCGAAATCGGCCACCAGGAAGCTGCGGTGGCTGGCCTCGAAGTCCAGCACGCCGGTCAGCCGGTCACCCTCGAAGAGCAGGTTCCACGGGGTGAAGTCGCCGTGCAGCACGCCGCGCGGGGCGGCATCGGCCGGGTTCGCCGCGAACCAGGCGGCGACCGCCTCGCGGCCCGCCCGCAACAGGGCGCCGTCGTCCGGATGCAGTTTTTCGTACGCGACAAGCGTCCCCTCCACCGCCGGGTCAGTGACCACCTCGGCCGGTTCCCGGAAGCCACCGCGCTGCCCGGTGATCCCGCTCCCGGCCAGGGTGGCGTGCAGCTCGGCGAGCCGCCGCCCCCGGTCCCGCTGCTGCTCCGGGCTGTCCGCGCCGGTGCTGACCCGGGGCCGGCCCGGCAACCGGAAGGTCAGCAGCCAGACGCCGGTCGGGGTGACCCGGGGTTCCTCGGCGAGCTCCGGAGCCGGCCAGCCGTGCGCGCGCAGCGCCGCCGCGACCCGCAAGGGGTACCGCCAGTCCGGCTGGTCGGCCGGGTCGACCCGCTGCAGGATGTGCGGGCGGCCGTCGCGGGTCACCGCCCAGGTATGGGTGGAGCGGGCGCTCAGCAGCGGACCCGGGGTCAGCCGCCATCGCGCACAGGTCTCCGGATCCGGCCCGGTCACCCGTTGTCGCCGTCGTAGCAGTACTCCCGATCCCCGCCGGGCAGCCGGATCTCGTGCCCCGGGGACGGCCGGGCCAGCCGCAGCCCGTCGTCGGCGACCGGCATCCGCATCCGCTCCACCGCGTCGTGCACGGCCATCGCGAAGATCAGCCCGCCGGCCAGCACCACCACGGTCAGCACCAAACCGAGCCCGCTGGTCGTCGCGCTCCGCGCCGCCCAGCCGAACCCGACCAGCCCGCACAGCACCGCCCCGGCCCGCAACGCCCGCAGCAGCAGCCGCCGCCGGTGCGCCCGCGCCCGCCGCCGGTCCCGGACCGCGATGCTGCTCACCACACACGCGACCGGCTCGTCGCAGGTGCCGCAGGCCACCACCGCCACGACCTCCCCGGCGACCGGCCGGTCGACCGGCACCGGATGCAGCTCGAACCACTGCGCCACCCCGGCCGGTGGCCGCGGCAGCCGATGCCCGAGCCGCCACGACGGCCGCAGATCCCCGTCCGCCATCGGTTGATCCGCCATCCGCTCCCCCGAATCGCCGGCGATCATCGATCGAGCCGAGGGTAGCGTCTTCGATGCGTTCCGTGGTGTCGTGGAGGAGACTGATGATCGCGCGGATCTGGCGGGGCTGGGCGCCGGCCACGACGGCCGACGACTACCAGCGGCACTACGCGGCCGAGGTGGCTGGGGAGCTGCGGCGGGTGCCGGGCTTCCGTGGGGCGCGGCTGCTGCGGGTCGGGGAGGGCGACGAGGTCCGGTTCACCTCGATCGTGTTCTTCGCCGGGATGGACGACGTGCGGGCGTTCGCCGGGCCGGACCTCGAGTGGGCCGTCGTCGCGGAGCCGGCCCGGCGGGCGCTGAGCCGCTGGGACGAGCACGTGGTGCACGAGGAGGTGGCGCTCACGATCACGGCGGGCTGACCCGCGCAGGTCGGCGGCGGATCACGCCGGGCTGACCGGCGCGGGCTTGCGGCGGGGGAGCAGCAGCACGCAGAGCATGGTGCCGACGCCGGCCACGCCGATCGCCAGGGCCGGGGCGGTGAGCTGGGCCAGGGTGCCGAGGAGCACCGGGGCGACGCCCTGCAGGGTCATCAGGCCGGTGGAGAGCAGCGCGAACATCTGGCCGCGGCGGGATTCCGGGGTGGCGTCCAACAGCGGGCGTTGCAGGCCCAGCTGGAAGGCGTGGCCGGCGCCGGCCAGCAGCAGCACGGCGAGGGTGGCGCCGAACGGGACGCCGGCGGCCAGCCCGGCGAGCGGGGCGCCGGCCAGCAGGACCAGCGGGCGGGAGAGACGTTCGCGCGTCGCCGGGCGCACCCAGCGGCCCACGATCAGGTCGCCGAGCAGCATGCCGACCGGGAGGGCGGCCATCAGCGCGCCCGCCGAACCGGCCGGGAAGGCGCGCGCGGTGGCGTAGGCGACCAGCAGCGCCTCGGCGCCCGCCACGCACGCCGACGGCAGCCACTGGACCAGCAGCAGGCGGCGGATCAGCGGGTCGCCGAGCAGGTCGCGGACGCCGGTCAGGCTGGCCCGGACCGCCGAGCCGCGATCACCGGGCAGGGCGGCCAGGTCGGGAAGGCCGAACCGGACGATCAGCGCGGCCAGCACGTGCCCGCCGGCCGCGATGAGCAGCGCCTGCCGCGGCCCGGCCGTGGCGACCAGCACGCCGCCGAAGGCGAGTCCGAGCAGTTGCGCACCGGACGACGCCACGGTGAACACCGAGCGGCCCAGCACGTAGGCGTCCCCGGTGAGCACCTCGGCGACCAGCCGGCTGGCCGCGCCCATGAACACCGGCGTCCCGCAGGCGACCCCGCCGATCACCGCGAGTTGCAGCGCGACCGGCATCGGCGTCACCGCGATCAGCAGCGCCGCCGCCCCGCCGGCCAGATAGCCGGCGACGATCAGCGGCCGCGGCCGGATCCGGTCGGTCAACGCCCCCAGCAGCAGCCCGCCGGC contains:
- a CDS encoding FxsA family protein — its product is MAYLPFVFPLLAFAEISAFVAVAHLIGAGWAFLLLAGFTLAGFALLRREGIRGWRSFQQAAAAGRPPGAEVANSLVGLGGALLLALPGFVTGLAGLVLLVPPGRVLGRRAVERFAERRLGGAAAGDLFGPRKVRVRVDDPTVVESSVVDDAPPAPRQPVAAIEGEIVR
- a CDS encoding RNA polymerase-binding protein RbpA, giving the protein MGERMLRGSRLGAVSYESDRNTELAPRQTREYLCVKGHQFEVPFAVDAEVPTTWECKFDGSVARLVDGSEPEQKKAKPPRTHWDMLLERRSIAELEDILNERLQEVRTRRGR
- a CDS encoding serine/threonine protein kinase; protein product: MRHRSSPGLAGSVARTWEVVDRLDQMVGTLTEALHSEMSPAGVERQVAEVRAETSRAVAAAHGERDDARRDAEQAATATAAAQQIAAAATAERDEARQRAVESERAAEEAGKREQAAVAARDEAVRAATAAAALRERAEAERDAAADELSATRRELQETKGQRDGAERDLAAALREHNEFRRAAEEATARADEALAVARKDAAELREAAGKADRRAQAAEETAAAAVARAEEATAAAVARAEQSAAEVAEVRRELAAVAADRDGLRRQLDDLDRVRTDLARAADERADLERRLAAARADADAAHQRVAQLTGQVSDLASALAALGSARPAPAPAQATSPEG
- a CDS encoding TetR/AcrR family transcriptional regulator gives rise to the protein MGGEEILRAAAEFLGRRPNATQDEIAEAAGVSRATLHRHFAGRKALLEAIDALAVRELRQVLAEARLDEGTAGEALTRLIVASEPVSPFLSLLYSQSQAFETDEIDGDWIELDEALVALFRRGQEAGEFRTDLSAAWFTDALFGLVASAGWSVKVGRSAARDYAAMLTGLLLDGVRR
- a CDS encoding MFS transporter; the protein is MLAVLLIAVDATVLSLATPFISRDLAPTGTQLLWIGDVYSFVLAGLLVTMGSLGDRIGRKRLLLIGATGFGAASALIAYAPTAEVLIAARALLGVAGATLMPSTLALIRNIFTDPRERSTAIGIWAASASAGAAFGPLVGGFLLEHFWWGSVFLINVPVMAVLVPVGHRLLPESRDPAPGPWDPASVLLSLTGMIGTVYAIKEVAAHGPRPAAAVAAVLGLGALTLFARRQLRLPHPLIDVRLFRHKIFAGVIGANLVSVLGLAGLVYFLSQYFQLVAGYSPLRAGLAELPATVAATVSGVLAGALVRRTSMRAALAGGIGLTGLAMAVLTVLRPDTGYPLLGAALFVLGAGVGIAFTLASDVVLSSVPKEQAGAASAVSETAYELGMALGIATIGSIVAGVYRTMTVPAGVPGGVRESLAAAVDTASGLPAGPAGELLVAARESFTSGLAVASGIGAVLLLAAAGAVWVVFRDHP
- a CDS encoding phosphotransferase enzyme family protein; translated protein: MTGPDPETCARWRLTPGPLLSARSTHTWAVTRDGRPHILQRVDPADQPDWRYPLRVAAALRAHGWPAPELAEEPRVTPTGVWLLTFRLPGRPRVSTGADSPEQQRDRGRRLAELHATLAGSGITGQRGGFREPAEVVTDPAVEGTLVAYEKLHPDDGALLRAGREAVAAWFAANPADAAPRGVLHGDFTPWNLLFEGDRLTGVLDFEASHRSFLVADFALAWRGYQDAVISGYHEVRPLSDLERRLITPAYHAWLYLGLAGADGTTVDLRWNAAHLRRSPLQEH
- a CDS encoding antibiotic biosynthesis monooxygenase family protein, yielding MIARIWRGWAPATTADDYQRHYAAEVAGELRRVPGFRGARLLRVGEGDEVRFTSIVFFAGMDDVRAFAGPDLEWAVVAEPARRALSRWDEHVVHEEVALTITAG
- a CDS encoding MFS transporter, whose translation is MTVAERGATYREVFAEPRFRVLFLARTAGIAAESLRIFALSVFVFERTGSALWSALAFAAGFLPQLAGGLLLGALTDRIRPRPLIVAGYLAGGAAALLIAVTPMPVALQLAVIGGVACGTPVFMGAASRLVAEVLTGDAYVLGRSVFTVASSGAQLLGLAFGGVLVATAGPRQALLIAAGGHVLAALIVRFGLPDLAALPGDRGSAVRASLTGVRDLLGDPLIRRLLLVQWLPSACVAGAEALLVAYATARAFPAGSAGALMAALPVGMLLGDLIVGRWVRPATRERLSRPLVLLAGAPLAGLAAGVPFGATLAVLLLAGAGHAFQLGLQRPLLDATPESRRGQMFALLSTGLMTLQGVAPVLLGTLAQLTAPALAIGVAGVGTMLCVLLLPRRKPAPVSPA